Genomic window (Mya arenaria isolate MELC-2E11 chromosome 16, ASM2691426v1):
caacggtgggtaaattagaacagctatcgtaacctaattttatacggCAATGAATGCACGgataaaatagttcattatttatatgtttatttgatatcttttcaaggtcaataatcttataaatacgtatttttgcataaaatgtgtgttaatgtaggactgtataggttattaaatgattacccaataggtattgtgtgtaaataatcccagtaatccagtcaattttcgaaaaaacaacactttcaaaatgaatgaacactgcaaaaaatggcgtcgagactgcagctgccgagttatgttgcggcccgaatcgagcttaatgtaaaactttttcaatgacatcactcatgacgtcatacaagcacccgttttaaaggttattttgaacaaaattttgtttgcattttcgtgacatttaacagccttttttaacacaaacgtttcttcaactgttccattcATCATGcaattatctacattaaaatcaatcaaatcgttgcttattttgttttaactgctttactgcagattacagttttgcatgctgccaataattttactacgatttaaatccgtagtaaatatgccccatCCATTGGttttattgcgcccaatgacaggacagaagtatcgaaaaaacgcacgcgatatcgatgggaaatgccagaaataaagtgcaattgataaacaacaaccatcgttaaggaatgaagtgtgaatgtaaatatcaaTGAATTAACTTCAATTCCTCAACAACCTGGCACATTCATCATGCCCCAATGCCGATAGCGCTTCCTTGTACAATAGTCTCGAAAGGACATAAATGTGCTAAAGCTATTcgcatcgttgttaacttctACAGGTGACATATGTTTGtacttttatattaatatctaTCAAAAGCTGTATCAAATCGTATAACAAATATAGCATTTCACAAATGAATCCATGAAATTTCTACTGATGTACAAATTTGAACATTAACGACGATTACAGTCACCAACCTTGTTAAATTGATCATAGTCCTAAACAATCAGCGCATTTTTAAGTCAAAACGGAAATACTTCATAGCCATCGAGCCACTTTATTATCGAGAAATGCTTTAGGCTAACAATcgttaatttaatgtttttgaaacagtgagtttatatgtatatagtttCCCTGTATCACTTAAAAAGGAAATTATAAAGAAAAGGAACTAGTGATGGCGTAAATTTCGCTGTTAAGGTTTGACGAGATTATCcaattaaatatacatactttattttgttttataaccataatataatataacgaaaaaaatatcagtttaagAGTTTATTGGTTGTCTGATTAGCGCACTCGCCTTTTACCAAAGGCGACCCTGGTTCGTTCCCGGCCTGGCCGCATGTGAGTTTGgctagtggtcaccaagccggaaaaGTAGGTTTTCTTCGGGTAATCCGGTTTCACCCACAACACAAGAGCGCACTCTCGTGCAACATCgagccaacgagagtgactaatataagttgcaatatcTTGTTTCACATCGTTGTAAAAGTTAAAACTAAGAGTAGGGTTGCAATATACTTTCAATCGTGAACACCCAAAACATGATTCCACAAGTGGCAAGGCCATtcgtgaaatatatatttggttactCACTCTAAGGAATATATCGTTATCCGgaagtaaaatgtataaaataattcattttaaagatttttccAGTAACCGTatgcttgtttttgttgtcaaatatttcttttaaataattgaaaaaaggtcaaaatgcTTAAACGATTTAGTCTCGATATACTTCTAAATAATTCAAGAATATGCAACCTTGTTTTAAAGGCTTTTGTCATTCAAATTTTATTAGATTATAACCTATCTTAGCCTTCAATAATTACCACGCTTTATAGTTAGGCGTTATTGGTTAACAACTTAAAAAACATGACTACGTAAGTTGATTCCCCACTTGCTCAGACATTTGcagaataaaaagtaaacacatTACTAGTATTAAGCAATAATAAATAGCTTCGTTTGCCAGACCCTTTCTATTCATTAACTTAATAGTGTAtctaatatatttaaactataactTTAAATTATTCCTCTTACGTGTTTAACGTCTTTATGTACGCAGTAAAGTAATCGATTGAGCATGAAGAAAATGAGAACTGGCGGATGTTTCTGACATCGTCAGATGACATGCTTCTAGGTGTACCCATCACAAACATATCGGCACTGGAACAGTTATCACCAGTACCGTCGAGTGTACCATCATGCTGGGCGAACAAACTGAATTACATGTGATTGGGAAACATTGTTAGAACTGCCATAGCTACTAATATGAGCGTTACCAATGAAGATGTGATTTGATTTGTTATAGgttgaaaataattatagttatattatataatgaatTGACTGATTTGCAACGACGTCAATCTGAATTCTACATCTTAGCAAACCAAAGTATCAAATTTGTGGATAAAATTCACAACTTGTTAACGCCACAAGTAAGAAGAACATGACTGAACATAACACTTTGCCCATTTTATTTGCCATGATATTGCGAAGCAGTTAAAAAAGCGTAGAAAAgtagaaaaatatatcaaatagaTCAAAGATAATCAgtgaattgttttaaatcaatatccTTTCAGCTCTAAGACCTTTGAAGATGTAAGTAAACCATGCGATGGCACCATTTAAAAAAGCCGAACATACATTTTTTGCTATTTCGGGGTTTTCatctttttataaacatattttagtttgcCGCCTTTTCTGAAAACACCGGATTGATGGTCAGAAGAAGTTGCAGAAAAACCCGAACCTACATGTCAttgtatatgacattttatattgtgttttgtatctcctgaaaaagtacaaaaatgtaagTTCGGCATTTTTAAATGGTGCCATCGCACGGTATGTTATTGTACAGCCGAGCTTTGATTCAGTGTCATGAGTTATTtagaaaatggaaataaaaccCTGTAACACTAAGTAGCTACTTCTTGATTTGAGTCAACTGCCCAATAAGACTCGCTAATTCAACCTTTCTGTACGCATGTTTCATGGAATAGAAAAGCATACGTCAGGATTTCTTTCACTTACTTATGCCCAAGCTCGTGCGATGCAGTCGAAATCAGACGCGCCCCAAAATGGTCCTCGGTGATGCTGTATTTCCAGTCACTACAAGCTCCGGGAAGATAGCCGATACCTGCAGTAGAAAACGGTGTTAAATGGCCAAGTGACCGACAGACGGACAAGTTATAATCAGAATGATATAGAACGAGCTGTAACATTTACGAATATAATGGAGCAGGTGagtaaaacaatgtatttttaaatgatagttgtTAATTATTTGGACAACAATAATGTCATGAGATGCACATTTTAATAACACTCggcatttgtttttaatgtgaaAATTGTCATTAGTCCCTTGAGGTAGGAAACGGTTATGGACTGTCCGTTCGTGAATTAAAATCCTTCGATTTGTAATATCAAGGTAGTTTTTGCGACATTCTGGACATTACGAAACGATtctaagcaaaaaaaaaacatgctgattgaaatatttaattaacttcttttttgttatttcatgttttgcgttaaacaaattgaatgatttttaaaatacatttctatGTTTCTCAAAATTGAACGCACCTGCACTATTGCATGTGTTGATATTACAGCTCGATGCTACATCACAAGAACATTCATTGTTACTTTCCTGCCAATCGTTTGGATTGCTTTGTGAATTTGTGtcttatatatacaatttatagtgttattttgcatacatcaGTTTAGTATTTCAAAACACCATTTTGAGACATAAGTATTATTCaagtcatttgaaatattttacaaaaatctgTAATAATCATGTCAATGACGTTTCAAACATTGGTGAAGTAGACTTTCTTCACgtcatttgaaatgtttatgaaaatggTATTGTAACCATCATTTATTAGCTACTTTTAAGTCTTTGGATGCGTTAAATGCACGTACATGATGTTTCTTTGTTCACACTATTCAATTGTTGTACTTGcttttacatacatacaatactATAAAAATCTGTATTACACTCATGTCaaagataaataataacataagaGAAAGTTAGATTGGACCACAATGTCAATAAGTGTTTAATACTAAGAATACTGTTTAAAGTCGTATATGTATGAGATTCGTCTCTTACCATGGAAAATGgagatttaaatatatttacggAATATAAGGAAAATATAGTGGATTGCTTTATAACCAACACTGTGTCTGGTActaacataatgtttaaacaagtaACAAACGGTATGAGGGAACTCAATATACTTgcttaaattaaacaaaataagagaAATGTACATCGGTTGGCTAACGTTACGTATACACTGTTCACAAATAAAGCTAATTTTGTCCTTGAAATAGTCTAAACtacaaaaacatgaatgaacaaatcttaaaaatgacattgtcaacaagaaaacaaaaaagaaatactcTGAAATCGTTATAATTAAGTATTTGAAGTTAGCCCTTCGTTTAACCCTCAAGCACACAAGGTAACTGAATATGTGTTATCAAATCAACTTACGTTAAATTGTGTGCTACTCATTATACAATAACACTATGTATTTGCTACACAGCTATGAATCGTCTTTTgtggatgattttttttttcaaataaaaatatgaaataatgttttttttcaaagccTTAGTCTTATCTTGCAAAACATAAGCATTGGCTTCAGCTCGAAATCAGttataacatttcatatataCTCAGGTTATCGATGACAGTTATTCAGGTGTGTAGTGAGgatcatacattttatttaattgttgttaGGTAAGGGTTATTTTCCCATACCTCACAAACAGTACACTTATTTTCTAAGTATTGACTTGAATCTTGTAATTATGTTACCAGTGATAGTCATGTGAGTACGAATTTCAaccaatataaataaaataattcgtGAATATGTGAAACAACCACAAAACCAAAAACTATTTATCTACTTCCTATCATAACTGAAGCAGTCATTGACGCAATAAAGCTTCAACACATCCACACGAGTACTCGAGTGAGGTTAATAAAGAACAATGAGTTAAAGTACACAAGGTTTATCGAACTGCAAGTACTGCTTGCAGGTTTGTCACATggttaaacaattgtttaaaatggtaTTTACCGCATTTAACACAAACGCGtagaattgttttattgtagaaATCGCAGATGATTGCTTTTCTAAATCGGTGCCCTCCATTTGCATATACAAGCTACAAGAAAAAACCATTGCATGGTAAAAGAAGCATCTTGGTTATGTATGatatattacttatataatttGTTGTGGAGTTTAAGGCTGCACAAATGTTAAGCGTTCAATCTCGTGACTCTGAGAGACTCTGACAGGAGCACATTAAGTCATCACTACCAAAAATCTAGTTTATAAAAATCGCCAAATGCCCATTCAGTAACATAAGTTACCACCTAGCATGAAGACTTGATTTCTTCAAAGTTCAGAAacaaacaatgtattaacaaaataatgtccTTATTATGTGCTGctgttcttatttaaaaaagctaGTCAAATTATCAAACAGTTCTTATACACGCAGATATCTGCGAATTCGTACAATGAATAAAGACTGTAGTCGATAACGAAGAAGATTTCAACTTCATAATCAGTTGTCTGCCTCTTCGTTCGGTTGGAGTCCTTGGCATTTGATGATTCCAACTGTTCGACTCTGCTTGCATCTAATTTGAGAAAAAGCTAGCAATTAATGAAATGTCTCTAATCGAAAGTTCACGATTTAACATTATAGTTCCTAACAACCAAACATGATTCGTGTATTatatgatcaaattttataaatacCACGAATAGGTTTTGATGTTCAGTATACCGGAAACCAATAAATCATACATCATGTACTTCGGTGATCGACCTGTCAAAATTGCTCTTACAACATTTATTATGTAATCAGTTGCTTTATTACTTTCTTGAAATGAAGCAATACGGATATATGaaccaaaacaaatataccaaTACCGATACACATGttgattttgattgatttatataaagtaCGGTAACTATCCAACTCTAACTTGCACTGTTATCATGCTATATTTCCGTCATGTGATCgaatgaattaattatatatgcacTTACTGAATTCAGGGTTTATTAGGAAGTCTGTTCCAGTCGGACTGGTTTCTTCACTTTCCGTAACGGTATGGCTGGTTCCGAAAGGTGAAGGTGGCTGCACGAGCAACTCTTGATTTCCATGCTGGTAGGTTCCGAACTTGGGGGAGAGAAGAGACAAACATAAATAAGTAATCGATGGTAACTGAATGCATGATTTctagtttatttacatttcaaactTAATATAGCAAACTCACGATAAACAAGACATCAACGAAATTTGGATGAAGTTCAGCGGATAATGCGATCTGATAAAGTTTGTAATGTGCATTGCGTTGTTTTTCCAAATAGTTTcgttaaatacacaaaataaattaatcgaAGCGTTAGCCTGAAAGGATAATTGTTTCTCTGGTTAGGAAGGAGTGCCATACCAAAGGTCGTTTCAGCGCCCCGGCACTTGGGCGCTTAACATTAAGCTCCATCCTAAAATACTTAAAGTGCTTTGATCTATATTTGTTCAGTCTCTGGATATGTTTGCATAACTAGACAGATGCCTATTCAATAAGAATCAGATGAAAAGTTAATTGATAGAATAATCACTAATACTTGAATCGGGAAAACGCGcatgacaaaaataagaataacaaaACATGAGGGTACTAAACAGAAAGTGATGTGTCGGTCAAACGGCAAAAAGCCTAAGCTAAATACGAATCAgtcacaattaaaacattaaacagtacgatgatgattatgatgatgatgattataatgatgatgatgataatgatgatgatgatgatgatgatgatgatgatgatgatgatgatgatgatgatgatgatgatgatgatgatgatgatgatgatgatgatgatgatgatgacgatggcgttagtattaaaatatgattaacaACATTAACAAATGAAAAGTAACACTGAAACCCTCTTACAAACAGAAACGTGTCCGAGTCAATATCGCCAGCCCTCCAAACGATGAATGATGCTTTGTTTGAAATGTCCATATAGAATGCGGCGGCCTTcaacaatacatacaattaaatcagaaataaaggtcacaaaattatttacaattgttCGTAACGTTGCATTGTCACGATGCAAACAAGCCcacataaaataacacaatgacaTGATGCAAAGTTGTAAGCCCCCGTGTGTAACGCCGTTATGATGGCCTCTCCGGACTATTTTTTAAGATGATTAATATGCTACTTAACCTACTCAGGTGTTGTTATATATTACAgaagttatattaacttatgaacttatgacatttttatataactgaaaattatttatatgcACATTAGTTTGGCTTATTCTGATTATTGACATGGTACGTGACAAAACATTACCGGGCAAACATGTcctatttcacttttttatatgtatcttAGACGAGATTCACTTTACAATTAGTGTTCTTGCTTGTGGAACGACCTGATACCAAAGTTGATCTCGATGCCGTATATGTCTTTATTACGATACTTATGACATGACTTGAAAGTCAATTAGTGTTGTTGCTTGTGGAACGACCTGATACCAAAGTTAATCTCGATGCCGTATATGTCTTTATTACGATACTCATGacatgacttgaataaaatggaGTTATTTGCATCACATTATTAAtcagaaaatattatattattattttgttttctattattagCTCTCTTTCATGACCTGACTTCCATACACCAAGAGATGATTTCGGGTACAAAATTGTACGGGAACGTCAggtaattgtttaaatatccaCCAACTCACCTCCGAGGAGACCCAGTAAGACACCCGCCTCTCTGTAGAACCACTGGTACATCATCGCTGACGTCATTTATACTCAGTTTTAAAtctgaatatatgtcatttgaCATAAATCTGACGTCAAAACATTGCGGAAAACTCTGTTTAGAACCTTTTCTTAGCACTGTAGCTGTTGATACGTTAACGGTTACATCCCGTTttagaaaataagaaataaaatgtatatgaactaattaatgcaaattattcaGTATACTTAACTATGTGCCTGGTCATAAATGATAGAAGAAAGGAAACATAAGCATGCTAGGGCACGACGAGACTGGACTATTCGAAAACATCCTAGGGCACTGTGTTGATTGAACGATGCATAGCATGCTATAACATGCTTTGGCTGGGCTTTAAGAAAATAAGCATGCTACGGCAGGATATGATAGGTCGGTACGTTAACGTTATGGCTAAACGTATATATAGCTAATATAGCATGCTAGGGCAGGAATGGACTGGATAACCAAGACTGCACATCAAGACATAGTCAACACAGAATCAAACGGCAGTGGATTCGTTTTCTACAGCTAACACAATTGGCTATTCCAAGCAAAAACATATAGATGTTTGTTCTGTTTCTTCATAAGGCGTACTGTGTACCATCCATGTGACTTCAAAATGCTGTTACAAAATGAATACCGCGATGTCAATAGTATATTGTGTAACAGTTACCTTAAATGATAACATGATGGATAACGGAACCGATTATGACTTAATAAGTTAtccaatattaaaaaagaacattttctgaatgaagaattaaaaacataaacttgACGATAATTGTTTCTTTCTGTGTAACATTGTAATATAGTTAATCAAGTAGGCACCTAAAACTTTAAATTCTGATTTGGACGTGGTACAAACAAACAACTTGTAGCATATAACTATCTATGTAACTGTAGTGTTATAATAAGTATTGAACGAGATGAAATGATAGGAATAGGTAACTGGCTTAGAAGTTTAAAGGACATTGTCGAGAACATAAGGAAACAGGAGTTTTACTCGTGGGACTAATactttgtttagttttgttaaCTGTTGAATTTTGTCACCTACAATGTTTATGAGTCTTCTTTAATATACACCAACCTAGCTTTGCCCCTATTCTGATGTGAGGAAATCGCATTGCATCCGTCGGCTCAAGAAACAGCAAGTAAAGCATTAATAGCATAAGAGGTCCCATCATCCAACCTCTACACTATCTGGCTAATTGTGTACTGAAAAGTATTTCAGAGAGGGGTAAGTGCCGTTTCACAGAATCTAGTAGTCCTAGAAAATCGCATCGGTCTTCTttctattaaaacaaataagactGCATATTCATGTGTTACTATTTTGGAATAACAGaaaaagtcaatattttacttttttgatCAGCCTAAACTAGCTCCACAAAACGTAAACACAGTTCagagttttaaaaatatttaaacggTTTAAAACTATATGTAATTATCAATACATCAAAGCATGATCAAGGTCCTAAAATCCAATCGAGCTCaaactaaacatgttttgtaattgtatgtataattattattcatgcCAGAAAATAGCTCATTTGGCTTATGTATCTAGAAACCTGATCCAATCAGATTTGATCTTTTCAGAATAGTATCGCACCAAGATTGTGATTATTATGTTTCATGGAAACACGGTTTAATAGAGTATAACAGTTACAGCAAGCTTCATTTCGGCATAATTGCAATACGATTTTAATCGATCATAGATCATATATACAGACACCCAACGTACACGACTTGCCTACCGTTTATACAGACACCCTATGTACACAACTTGCCTTCCGTTTATACAGACACCCCATGTACACGATCTGTCCACTATGTAAACAGACACCCCATGTGCACGA
Coding sequences:
- the LOC128222382 gene encoding uncharacterized protein LOC128222382; its protein translation is MELNVKRPSAGALKRPLFGTYQHGNQELLVQPPSPFGTSHTVTESEETSPTGTDFLINPEFNASRVEQLESSNAKDSNRTKRQTTDYEVEIFFVIDYSLYSLYEFADICVYKNCIGYLPGACSDWKYSITEDHFGARLISTASHELGHNLFAQHDGTLDGTGDNCSSADMFVMGTPRSMSSDDVRNIRQFSFSSCSIDYFTAYIKTLNTGKNCLATRTANYNTSDLNPYLGDLASQVYTPDQQCEYMLGAGSYLSRV